One region of Chlorobiota bacterium genomic DNA includes:
- a CDS encoding T9SS type A sorting domain-containing protein: MNTKSTIVLFLLLATTSTLLHAQSSDTILPNPNAVLLRKIWMIRGETTGPNAGGMVGDGAGTLGDLNGDSLTDFAVRSAKNGQWRFFSGKAPAPDTLPFWVFDHTSAELGRPIIGDFFGNGHPLVGISQDSCRFTTSTICYYRLRLFQPQPNGTIPDTALLNLLTNVQPCVDVQVGNLDSVPGDELVLAYYCYTPELWIYKGGPDFQVRTPTYRFKEEEELRVGTRYSVQLADLDGDRRMDMVIGGHYSSGTKLKIWYGRDGSPWNWNSTPDRVIHLANNIGLNTPLTFADYDGDSLLDFAGRVFEIQNPGTYIFLSSSGKSFRNRSFALDDADIYFRTSLYGPLGSVGYLNDLRHEMLALYGPKPRPLFFSATDNGIDPFFDAYFAGGLEEEMAYKIRVPLRDCNGDGWGDLLVTDWKWWGFDQGIAMILAGGPYIPNDDPSVDVEQLPVEGKSNAISLWPNPVRDQLNIAWHGGLSLPPARIAIHDLTGRLVASGTTDPSVGAAVWHADAVADGTYFLTLYDRNGVVVATKLFNKQR, translated from the coding sequence ATGAACACCAAATCCACCATCGTTCTCTTTCTCCTGCTTGCCACAACAAGCACACTACTTCACGCCCAATCCTCCGATACCATCCTCCCCAATCCCAACGCCGTCCTCCTTCGCAAAATCTGGATGATTCGCGGCGAGACTACTGGTCCCAATGCTGGTGGAATGGTCGGTGATGGGGCCGGAACACTCGGTGATCTTAACGGAGACTCCCTGACAGACTTCGCTGTCAGATCCGCGAAAAACGGCCAGTGGCGATTCTTCTCCGGTAAGGCTCCTGCGCCTGATACCCTCCCATTCTGGGTCTTCGATCATACCAGTGCTGAACTCGGCAGGCCCATCATCGGTGACTTCTTCGGCAATGGACACCCCCTCGTCGGTATTTCTCAAGACAGTTGTCGGTTTACGACTTCCACCATCTGCTATTATCGCTTGCGATTGTTCCAGCCACAACCCAACGGTACCATTCCCGATACAGCATTGCTGAATCTCCTGACAAACGTTCAGCCATGTGTGGATGTTCAAGTCGGCAACCTTGACAGCGTACCAGGCGATGAATTGGTGTTAGCCTATTACTGCTACACGCCAGAGCTATGGATCTACAAAGGTGGTCCAGACTTTCAGGTAAGAACACCAACGTATCGCTTCAAGGAAGAGGAAGAACTGAGAGTTGGGACAAGGTACAGCGTTCAACTAGCTGATCTTGATGGAGATCGCCGAATGGACATGGTTATTGGTGGCCACTACTCAAGCGGAACCAAACTCAAAATCTGGTACGGACGCGATGGCTCGCCATGGAACTGGAACTCTACTCCCGATCGCGTTATCCATCTCGCAAACAACATCGGACTCAATACCCCTCTCACCTTCGCCGACTACGACGGCGATTCCTTGCTCGATTTCGCCGGACGAGTCTTCGAAATTCAAAACCCAGGTACCTATATCTTCCTCTCCTCCTCCGGCAAATCCTTCCGTAACCGATCCTTCGCTCTCGACGATGCTGACATCTATTTCCGCACCTCACTCTATGGACCGCTCGGCAGCGTTGGATACCTCAATGACCTTCGCCATGAAATGCTTGCGCTCTACGGACCAAAACCCAGACCCCTCTTCTTCTCGGCAACCGACAACGGCATTGACCCCTTCTTCGATGCCTACTTTGCTGGTGGACTCGAAGAAGAAATGGCCTACAAAATCCGAGTACCCCTTCGGGATTGCAACGGTGATGGTTGGGGGGACCTGCTGGTAACCGATTGGAAATGGTGGGGATTCGATCAAGGCATTGCCATGATCCTTGCTGGCGGTCCCTACATCCCCAACGATGATCCCTCTGTGGATGTTGAGCAACTCCCAGTAGAAGGAAAGTCCAACGCTATCTCACTCTGGCCTAACCCTGTGCGCGATCAACTCAACATCGCTTGGCATGGAGGGTTGAGCCTTCCGCCAGCTCGCATTGCCATCCACGATCTTACCGGAAGGCTTGTTGCCAGCGGAACCACCGACCCCTCGGTGGGGGCTGCCGTTTGGCACGCCGATGCGGTGGCTGATGGGACGTACTTCCTTACGTTGTACGACCGCAATGGGGTGGTTGTGGCCACCAAACTCTTCAATAAGCAACGATGA
- a CDS encoding T9SS type A sorting domain-containing protein: protein MNTKTTIVLLLLLAATSTLLHAQSSDTILPNPNAVLLRKIWMIRGETTGPNAGGMVGDGAGTLGDLNGDSLTDFAVRSAKNGQWHIYFGADPAPDTTSQWSCKSPGGLDQPVIGDFWGNQQTHIGFLQYRKGDTNNSSQVFFQLYLFADSGATLATQPTIILDPEATMEKGLLFVPHDIEAHNLDHQTGDELVVTTPVTLRNKQRSTNAELWFFKGGPDFQVNQPTKIIVDPDENDDRAYSTAFADFDGDHFLDMAIGCGYPSGPKLKIWYGRDGSPWNWNSTPDRVIHLSNNIGLNTPLTFADYDGDSLLDFAGQVWVGPQAGVYLYLSRSDKGFRNRSFSLDDADKTFLSTTYFLRGPLGPMNDPTHTFDMFSVIGQNPALLAFSGSRNGPDLTNEAWYSEGVVANIFYQLHPLTDCNGDGWSDVLVNDPKWWGFDQGIAVILAGGPYIPHDDPTVDVQQLPAEGKFNAISLWPNPVRDQLNIAWHGGLSLPPARIAIHDLTGRLVASGATDPSVGAAVWHADAVADGTYFLTLYDRNGAVVASRLFSKQE from the coding sequence ATGAACACCAAAACCACCATCGTTCTCCTGCTCCTGCTTGCCGCAACAAGCACACTACTCCACGCCCAATCCAGTGATACCATCCTCCCCAATCCCAACGCCGTTCTCCTTCGCAAAATCTGGATGATTCGCGGCGAGACTACTGGACCCAATGCTGGTGGAATGGTCGGTGATGGAGCCGGAACTCTCGGTGATCTCAACGGAGACTCCCTGACCGACTTCGCTGTCAGATCCGCGAAAAACGGCCAGTGGCACATCTACTTTGGTGCTGATCCCGCCCCCGACACCACCTCACAATGGTCTTGTAAATCCCCAGGTGGACTCGATCAACCCGTCATAGGCGACTTCTGGGGAAATCAACAAACTCATATCGGCTTCCTCCAGTACCGTAAAGGTGATACCAACAACTCTTCCCAAGTCTTCTTTCAGTTGTACTTGTTCGCCGACTCCGGTGCCACGCTGGCAACCCAACCAACGATCATCCTTGACCCAGAAGCGACAATGGAGAAAGGGTTGCTGTTTGTTCCCCATGATATTGAAGCCCATAATCTCGATCACCAAACAGGAGATGAGTTAGTCGTTACCACGCCGGTCACGCTGCGGAACAAGCAGCGGAGCACCAACGCAGAACTCTGGTTCTTCAAGGGAGGTCCCGACTTCCAAGTCAACCAGCCCACCAAGATCATCGTTGACCCAGACGAAAACGATGACAGGGCCTACAGCACCGCCTTCGCCGACTTTGATGGCGACCACTTCCTCGACATGGCCATTGGATGTGGATACCCATCGGGACCAAAACTCAAAATCTGGTACGGACGCGATGGCTCGCCGTGGAACTGGAACTCTACTCCCGATCGTGTTATCCACCTCTCAAACAACATCGGACTCAATACCCCTCTCACCTTCGCCGACTACGACGGCGATTCCTTGCTCGACTTCGCCGGACAAGTCTGGGTCGGACCTCAAGCCGGTGTCTATCTCTATCTCTCACGATCTGACAAAGGATTCCGTAACCGTTCCTTCTCCCTTGACGATGCTGACAAAACCTTCCTCAGCACCACCTACTTCCTGCGCGGTCCACTTGGACCGATGAACGATCCCACCCACACCTTCGATATGTTCTCCGTCATCGGACAAAATCCCGCGTTATTAGCCTTCTCCGGATCACGCAATGGACCTGACCTCACCAACGAGGCTTGGTATTCCGAAGGTGTCGTCGCGAACATCTTCTACCAGCTCCACCCCTTGACCGATTGCAATGGTGACGGATGGAGTGACGTTCTGGTCAACGATCCCAAGTGGTGGGGATTCGATCAAGGCATTGCCGTCATCCTTGCTGGTGGTCCCTACATTCCACACGATGACCCTACCGTGGATGTTCAGCAACTCCCAGCAGAAGGAAAGTTCAACGCTATTTCACTCTGGCCGAACCCTGTGCGTGACCAACTCAACATCGCTTGGCATGGAGGGCTGAGTTTGCCGCCAGCTCGCATTGCCATCCACGATCTTACCGGAAGGCTTGTTGCCAGCGGAGCCACCGACCCTTCGGTTGGGGCAGCCGTCTGGCACGCCGATGCGGTGGCTGATGGGACGTACTTCCTTACGTTGTACGACCGCAATGGGGCAGTTGTGGCCAGCAGGCTGTTTAGCAAGCAAGAATGA
- a CDS encoding outer membrane beta-barrel protein — protein MKHLKRYHVAILLVAAILVATPAHAQQTGPDERWGNWWYGLFGGANINMVGGSGLIARDGTQSLDKGSGLGLALGGLLEYNPGSLLGFNLGIGYDNRAVDFDQVAGTARLLPDTTLRPFTQSLSASPAYISIEPSLRVNIVNRFFHAIVGPSFGINVAKGSEESVTFSNPDTAFSSSPELANIRSFIIGAQLGLGYDIPLKGPGTGTQILLTPFAQFRLGLQNLLDPADTDPSEFKQNTVRAGIALKFSSVPPLPIDELKPGEADFVVNAPSVIPGTRRINETFPMRNYVFFDAGSTDIPARYKRLAGVDAGNFREEQLIKPGAETGGGNDPLVTRSRRQMEVYYNVLNVYGDRLRRNPSATVKLVGSANGDANAGKQMAEKVKSYLNSTFEIAPERITTEGRAMPTIRSGSGSTQGEDKTLVDAENYRVELIGTPDEMNKPVFINAVEKDPAQEVILRVASSSDIAMWTAEITDRNGATKKYQGTGDQIRIDPKELLGGGTEGRYTAKVTISTKNGETITPPAKEFRLVVDPDEEEVATRYSILFEFDQSKTMETYKDFLVNTVAPAVPDGATVIIHGHTDITGTPEYNDKLSQGRAETAQKILTEELQRQGKTVTFDTYGFGEDERRAPFNNNLAEQRFYNRTVVIEIVPRR, from the coding sequence ATGAAGCATCTGAAGCGTTATCATGTTGCCATTCTGCTGGTGGCAGCAATCCTTGTGGCAACGCCCGCCCACGCGCAGCAAACCGGTCCCGACGAACGTTGGGGAAACTGGTGGTACGGGCTGTTCGGCGGGGCAAATATCAACATGGTGGGGGGCAGTGGGCTTATCGCCCGCGACGGCACCCAAAGCCTGGACAAAGGCTCGGGGTTGGGCTTGGCATTGGGGGGGCTTCTGGAATACAATCCCGGGTCGCTTCTTGGGTTCAATCTTGGGATTGGCTACGATAACCGTGCTGTGGATTTCGACCAAGTTGCGGGAACGGCGCGGCTGCTTCCCGACACCACGCTTCGCCCGTTCACGCAAAGCCTGAGCGCAAGCCCGGCGTATATCTCCATCGAGCCATCGCTGCGGGTGAACATCGTCAACCGTTTCTTCCATGCCATTGTTGGCCCCAGCTTTGGCATCAACGTGGCGAAAGGCTCGGAAGAATCCGTCACCTTCTCCAACCCCGACACAGCGTTCAGCAGCAGCCCGGAGCTTGCGAACATCCGCAGTTTTATCATTGGCGCACAGCTTGGGTTGGGATACGACATCCCGCTGAAAGGCCCGGGAACCGGAACGCAGATTTTGCTGACCCCGTTCGCACAGTTCCGGCTTGGATTGCAGAACCTTCTGGACCCCGCCGACACGGACCCCAGCGAGTTCAAACAGAACACCGTCCGCGCCGGAATCGCCCTGAAGTTCAGCAGCGTTCCGCCGTTGCCAATTGATGAGCTGAAGCCAGGCGAAGCCGACTTTGTGGTGAACGCGCCAAGCGTAATCCCGGGAACCCGCCGCATCAACGAGACGTTCCCGATGCGGAACTACGTCTTCTTCGATGCCGGCTCAACCGACATCCCTGCCCGCTACAAACGCCTTGCCGGTGTTGATGCTGGAAACTTCCGTGAGGAGCAACTGATTAAGCCCGGGGCCGAGACCGGCGGCGGGAACGATCCGTTGGTAACGCGCTCGCGCCGCCAGATGGAGGTTTATTACAACGTGCTGAACGTTTATGGGGACCGGCTGCGCCGCAATCCGTCGGCAACCGTCAAGCTGGTTGGTTCGGCCAACGGTGATGCCAACGCAGGGAAACAGATGGCCGAGAAGGTGAAGAGCTACCTAAACTCCACCTTCGAGATTGCCCCCGAACGGATCACCACCGAAGGGCGTGCAATGCCAACCATTCGCAGCGGAAGCGGGTCCACACAAGGTGAGGATAAGACGCTGGTGGATGCCGAGAACTACCGCGTGGAATTAATCGGCACGCCGGACGAGATGAACAAGCCGGTTTTCATCAACGCTGTTGAGAAAGACCCGGCGCAGGAGGTGATCCTGCGCGTTGCCTCCAGCAGCGACATCGCCATGTGGACCGCCGAAATCACGGACCGCAACGGGGCAACCAAGAAATACCAGGGGACCGGCGATCAGATTCGGATTGATCCGAAGGAGCTGCTGGGTGGGGGAACCGAGGGCCGCTACACCGCGAAGGTGACGATCTCCACAAAGAATGGCGAGACGATCACGCCGCCGGCGAAGGAGTTCCGTTTGGTGGTGGACCCAGACGAGGAAGAGGTGGCAACGCGCTACTCCATCTTGTTCGAGTTCGACCAATCGAAGACGATGGAAACCTACAAGGACTTCCTGGTGAACACGGTTGCGCCCGCGGTTCCCGATGGAGCAACGGTGATTATCCACGGCCACACCGACATCACCGGAACACCGGAGTACAACGACAAGCTGTCGCAAGGCCGCGCCGAGACCGCGCAGAAAATCCTGACCGAGGAGCTTCAGCGGCAAGGGAAGACGGTGACGTTCGACACCTACGGTTTTGGCGAGGACGAGCGGCGCGCGCCGTTCAACAACAACCTTGCCGAGCAGCGTTTCTACAACCGCACCGTGGTGATCGAGATTGTGCCACGCCGGTAA
- a CDS encoding HDIG domain-containing protein: protein MSEHQRKAPFQQRKPNDHSQEQTAALRWNPWVRYGLLAATTVAIALMFPGSSLVQDRYEVGSIWYGDTIRAPFAFPLYKDEKDYKRDTKRAADSILPVYVPTGFTAVRIEDTLRKTVAAIAASPSPPGFLSERSKAFLAQLPTGNPQLPASNARLPILTRIGDALVAGVNAPYSAGVISTNKAEVPQERLLIRRSEVYEEALPINALYDSLSALQVVEAGLARTLTPEEAAFAVDVFISVYQPTYQYDPRLTEETRRDAVTSVPMTQGIVAEGELIVATGSKITEATALKLGSYQRSLQLREVDEKPLRQIGGNLLYVIILIGMGALFLISYRPRIFHDNLQLGIICALLLVIALMAFVTMMIRSTLPLEFLILLPFFAIIISILFDSRTAFRWLVIGVLVVAGIRGNDFTIAIAGLAAGVLAIFTVRDIKSRTQLFRSIAFSMLGYTIAILALGLERADSLADMSLQLGFAAINAVISPVLTFGVILLIENLFNIATDLKLLEYDDLNHPLLRALADKAPGTYQHTLTIARLAESASVAINANPLLAKVGSYFHDIGKIGRAEYFVENQMQMGNKHDRIKPEMSARMIREHVIAGMELARQYKLPRRIADFIPMHHGTTLIQYFYDKAKETNPGVAEEDFRYPGPLPHSRETAIVMLADAVEATTRSLPNPTPKAIEETIDRIIKKRFSEGQLDHCELTLADLNRIKTAFLKNLIGMSHPRVQYKPEQPQAPPAEEVAQKAKRAARQEPVIPYIDDAFGNLDGEEEHRTS, encoded by the coding sequence ATGTCTGAACACCAGCGCAAAGCACCATTCCAGCAACGCAAGCCGAACGACCACTCGCAGGAGCAAACCGCGGCACTGCGGTGGAACCCCTGGGTTCGCTACGGGCTGCTTGCCGCCACCACCGTGGCGATTGCCCTGATGTTCCCAGGGTCATCGCTTGTCCAGGACCGCTACGAAGTTGGCTCCATTTGGTACGGCGACACCATCCGCGCACCGTTCGCGTTCCCGTTGTACAAGGATGAGAAGGATTACAAGCGGGATACCAAGCGTGCCGCCGATAGCATCCTTCCGGTGTACGTCCCCACCGGGTTCACGGCGGTGCGGATCGAGGACACCCTGCGGAAAACGGTGGCCGCGATTGCCGCAAGCCCATCGCCACCGGGCTTCCTATCGGAACGTTCCAAAGCCTTCCTTGCGCAGCTTCCCACGGGGAACCCGCAGCTTCCTGCAAGCAACGCAAGGCTTCCCATCCTTACTCGCATTGGCGATGCGTTGGTGGCGGGGGTGAACGCTCCATACAGCGCGGGGGTAATCAGCACCAACAAAGCGGAGGTCCCGCAGGAGCGATTGCTCATCCGCCGCAGCGAAGTCTATGAGGAAGCGTTGCCGATCAATGCCCTGTACGACAGCCTAAGCGCGTTGCAAGTGGTGGAAGCAGGGCTGGCCCGGACGCTAACCCCGGAGGAAGCCGCGTTTGCGGTGGATGTCTTCATTTCCGTCTATCAACCAACATATCAGTACGACCCCAGGCTCACCGAAGAAACGCGCCGCGACGCGGTCACCAGCGTCCCAATGACGCAAGGGATTGTGGCCGAAGGGGAACTTATTGTTGCCACCGGAAGCAAGATCACCGAAGCAACCGCGCTAAAGTTGGGAAGCTATCAACGCTCGCTTCAGCTTCGCGAGGTGGATGAGAAGCCGCTGCGCCAGATTGGCGGGAACCTGCTGTATGTCATCATCCTGATTGGGATGGGCGCGCTGTTCCTGATAAGCTATCGCCCCCGAATCTTCCACGACAATCTTCAGCTTGGCATCATCTGCGCGCTGTTGCTGGTGATTGCGCTGATGGCCTTCGTCACCATGATGATCCGCAGCACGTTGCCGCTGGAGTTCCTGATCCTTCTCCCATTTTTCGCGATCATCATCTCCATTCTGTTCGACTCCCGCACGGCGTTCCGGTGGTTGGTGATTGGGGTGCTGGTGGTGGCGGGGATCCGGGGGAACGATTTCACCATCGCCATTGCTGGGCTTGCGGCCGGGGTGCTGGCAATCTTCACCGTGCGCGACATCAAAAGCCGCACGCAGCTGTTCCGCTCCATCGCCTTCTCGATGCTGGGCTACACGATTGCGATTCTGGCATTGGGCCTTGAGCGTGCCGACAGCCTTGCCGATATGTCGCTGCAGTTGGGCTTTGCGGCAATCAACGCCGTCATCTCACCAGTGCTGACGTTTGGGGTGATTCTGCTGATTGAAAACCTGTTCAACATTGCCACCGATTTGAAGCTGCTGGAGTACGACGACCTTAACCACCCACTGCTTCGGGCACTTGCCGACAAGGCCCCCGGAACCTACCAACACACCCTGACGATTGCACGGCTTGCCGAAAGCGCGTCGGTGGCAATCAACGCCAACCCGTTGCTGGCAAAAGTTGGAAGCTACTTCCACGACATCGGCAAAATTGGCCGCGCGGAATACTTTGTGGAAAACCAGATGCAGATGGGGAACAAGCACGACCGAATCAAGCCGGAGATGTCCGCACGGATGATCCGCGAACACGTGATTGCGGGGATGGAACTTGCACGCCAGTACAAGCTGCCACGGCGCATTGCCGACTTTATCCCGATGCACCACGGGACCACCCTGATCCAATACTTCTACGACAAAGCAAAGGAGACGAACCCCGGCGTTGCTGAGGAAGATTTCCGCTACCCAGGGCCGCTTCCCCACTCGCGCGAGACGGCGATTGTGATGCTGGCCGATGCGGTGGAGGCCACCACGCGTTCGCTGCCGAACCCAACGCCAAAAGCTATCGAGGAGACGATTGACCGGATCATCAAAAAGCGATTTAGCGAGGGCCAGCTTGACCACTGCGAGCTGACGTTAGCGGACCTGAACCGGATAAAAACTGCATTCCTGAAAAACCTGATTGGCATGAGCCACCCTCGGGTTCAGTATAAACCGGAGCAGCCCCAGGCCCCGCCCGCCGAAGAGGTGGCGCAGAAGGCCAAACGCGCCGCACGGCAGGAGCCGGTGATCCCCTACATTGACGACGCGTTCGGGAACTTGGACGGCGAGGAAGAACACCGCACCAGCTAA
- a CDS encoding Cof-type HAD-IIB family hydrolase → MLNTIARKLFGTGSSDRRLLNARAIICDLDGTLLNRDEMIGAETSAMISALRAAGIAFILATRRHHQAAEPYADLLHLDTPIISLDGAMISLPHQQSPIFTADFDQEFARDILEEIEQTGDAQFCAVTPNHLFVSDVNMPLPVQHHHWNISTVPVRSAAQVQGAIIEVIATGGYHNVNAIYSYVEAKMKKGELKIRLYESRSRHQSWFLEARPSNASKQIAAEHVAASAGFAMKQAIAIGDYYNDVELCRKAGFAVAMQNAVPELKQLADYVTKRSCLDDGIDDFLNILMAARGLQSVIGSQPTEPQQRQRSR, encoded by the coding sequence ATGCTCAACACTATCGCCAGAAAACTGTTTGGCACCGGCAGTAGCGACCGCCGATTGCTGAACGCACGCGCCATTATCTGCGATCTTGACGGAACGCTGCTGAACCGCGATGAGATGATCGGCGCGGAGACTTCGGCGATGATTTCCGCCTTGCGTGCGGCGGGAATCGCATTCATTCTTGCCACCCGCCGCCACCACCAAGCCGCCGAACCCTACGCCGATCTGCTCCATCTTGACACCCCCATCATCTCCTTGGATGGGGCGATGATCTCCCTGCCCCATCAGCAATCGCCCATCTTCACCGCCGATTTCGATCAAGAATTTGCCCGCGACATTTTGGAGGAGATTGAGCAAACCGGCGACGCACAGTTCTGCGCCGTCACCCCCAACCACCTATTCGTCTCCGATGTGAATATGCCGCTTCCGGTGCAGCACCACCATTGGAATATTAGTACCGTTCCGGTGCGTTCGGCGGCCCAGGTCCAGGGGGCGATTATCGAGGTGATTGCCACCGGGGGATACCACAACGTCAATGCCATCTACAGCTACGTGGAAGCGAAGATGAAGAAAGGGGAGCTGAAAATCCGATTGTACGAGTCGCGCTCGCGCCACCAATCGTGGTTTCTGGAAGCGCGGCCCAGCAATGCCAGCAAGCAGATTGCTGCCGAACACGTTGCGGCATCGGCGGGGTTTGCCATGAAGCAGGCAATCGCTATCGGCGATTACTACAACGATGTTGAGCTTTGCCGCAAAGCCGGATTCGCGGTGGCCATGCAAAACGCCGTGCCGGAACTGAAACAGCTGGCCGACTACGTCACCAAACGCTCCTGCCTTGATGATGGCATTGATGATTTCCTGAACATCCTGATGGCCGCGCGCGGGCTGCAAAGCGTGATTGGGTCCCAGCCAACGGAACCCCAGCAACGCCAGCGGTCGCGGTGA
- a CDS encoding branched-chain amino acid aminotransferase, translating into MQITVHRTTQPKAMPDAQALGFGKYFTDQMFLMDHSPESGWHTPRIAPYTPFLLDPANLTLHYGQSIFEGLKAFARPDGSIHIFRLLDHMDRFVRSAERLGMPLFHPSDVAEAIETLVDLDRNWVPKQRGTALYIRPTLIAADNVLGVRPADHYLMYVICSPVGSYYSKGTAPTRIYVEETYSRSSLGGLGEAKTAANYAASLLAAEESKAKGFDQVLWLDAKEHRFVEEVGTMNIFFVIDDVLITPPLNGTILDGITRRSVIELAREWHLHFQERPITMDEVVEASRSGTLQEVFGSGTAATISPVGELNYKGEALIINERPNSIRQRMYDTITGIQYGEIPDTHNWLTLVEPHAAANNGNGNHYATPEANEVGIVNSIVNSQT; encoded by the coding sequence ATGCAAATCACTGTTCATCGCACAACTCAGCCAAAGGCCATGCCCGACGCACAGGCGTTGGGGTTCGGTAAGTACTTTACCGACCAGATGTTCCTGATGGATCATTCCCCCGAATCGGGATGGCATACGCCGCGGATTGCCCCATACACCCCGTTCCTTCTGGACCCCGCCAACTTAACGCTTCACTACGGCCAATCAATCTTCGAAGGCCTGAAAGCATTCGCCCGCCCCGATGGCTCGATTCATATCTTCCGTTTGCTGGATCACATGGACCGATTTGTCCGTTCGGCGGAGCGGTTGGGGATGCCGCTGTTCCACCCCAGCGACGTTGCCGAAGCCATTGAAACGCTGGTGGACCTTGACCGGAACTGGGTCCCGAAACAACGGGGAACCGCACTCTATATCCGCCCCACGCTGATCGCTGCCGATAACGTCCTGGGCGTTCGCCCTGCGGACCATTATCTGATGTATGTGATCTGCTCGCCGGTGGGAAGCTACTACTCCAAAGGAACCGCCCCAACGCGAATCTACGTTGAAGAAACCTACTCCCGCTCCTCGCTTGGCGGACTGGGCGAAGCCAAGACCGCCGCGAACTATGCCGCATCGTTGCTTGCTGCCGAGGAATCGAAGGCCAAAGGGTTCGACCAAGTCCTTTGGCTGGATGCAAAGGAGCATCGGTTTGTTGAGGAGGTCGGGACCATGAACATCTTCTTTGTGATTGATGATGTTCTGATTACCCCGCCGCTGAATGGAACTATCCTTGACGGGATCACGCGCCGCTCCGTGATTGAGCTTGCACGCGAGTGGCACCTCCATTTCCAAGAACGCCCAATCACCATGGATGAAGTTGTGGAAGCCAGCCGCTCCGGAACCTTGCAGGAGGTGTTCGGCAGCGGGACCGCCGCAACAATCTCGCCGGTGGGGGAGCTGAACTACAAGGGGGAAGCACTCATCATCAACGAGCGCCCCAACTCGATCCGCCAGCGGATGTACGACACAATCACCGGAATCCAATACGGCGAAATCCCCGACACCCACAACTGGCTAACCTTGGTGGAGCCGCACGCCGCCGCAAACAACGGCAATGGAAACCACTACGCCACGCCGGAAGCTAACGAGGTCGGCATTGTCAACAGCATTGTCAACAGCCAAACCTAA